In the genome of Nitrospirota bacterium, one region contains:
- a CDS encoding phospholipid carrier-dependent glycosyltransferase has protein sequence MNHCTSGTQTDKQKLRGVYYALLLFSAFLLRSVLAVLVEGYPNDIACFKGWAIHSSSAGLAGFYSGKVFADYPPGYIYILYVIGKIRTVFSLNYDSAWFLYLVKLPQLISDIVLTHIIFVTSKKHLPLKFSYALAVFYAFNPAIVINSAPWGQVDSFYTLTVVIFVILAIQKRLIPASLAFAFSVLVKPQALMFAPIWLFVHLNKSVKIRTLTLNTVYALAFFAALVIPFSLHKEPLWIVHHYAETLSSYPYATFNAFNLFALAGGNLAPVTERFFLLTYNAWGLMFIALTVVFAFFIYTKRRDSGTLIYCALLIVSSMYVLGPKMHERYLYPALALALLTYIYLKDRKFLFVFAGFSVTLFINEAYVLDYGIRKIFFIPTDNPVLLIVSAANVLLLMYLFKIGYGLTKVQTVEKSDNIPFYVPVEEQYNGFTKNDYILSGILVLVNAVLLIYNLGTLSSPETYWKPKAAGEGVYFDFGGKKEIAKTCFFSGLGDGKYTLKHSDDFTVWHDAAKLEQKAVFEWRCTDTHVKARYMMLTVNNPGAELYEIAFVSLTTGKVIPFKNVIPFKSNSESSGTALKITDEQGTVPQMPSFFNSTYFDEIYHARTGYEHLHGINYYETTHPPLGKLFISLGIMIFGMNPFGWRIVGAIFGIATVFVVYAFGLRLFKSSRYAFICAFLMTFDFMHFAMSRIATIDVYALFFIVLMYFFMYIYITESSRTGKNLRMPLALSGLSFALGISVKWICVYAGSGLFVLSSLFLKYKNSGIKNGMIFKAIGFAALFFIIVPLIIYTLSYLPVKSEGRTWPATAILNQKDMYEYHKNLKATHPYSSQWYSWPLMVRPLWAYSGGDYLPKDEVKSITIMGNPAVWWLLIPAFIVMLSMAYKQSRFSHGVIVVTVGFLAEYLPWVIVPRVTFIYHFFASILFLIFALTYVIMWLEEQYSRKFKRITYSYLVLVFVLFAMFYPVLAGLTVKKTYISTWLRWFNNWVFFS, from the coding sequence ATGAACCATTGTACATCCGGCACTCAGACGGATAAGCAGAAGCTAAGAGGCGTTTACTATGCACTTTTACTTTTCAGCGCCTTTTTGCTTCGCTCCGTGCTGGCTGTTTTGGTTGAAGGATACCCAAATGATATAGCCTGCTTTAAGGGCTGGGCTATACATAGCTCAAGTGCTGGTCTGGCCGGTTTCTACTCAGGAAAGGTGTTTGCCGATTACCCGCCCGGATACATTTATATACTGTATGTGATTGGAAAGATTCGCACAGTTTTTTCACTTAACTACGACTCCGCATGGTTTCTGTATCTTGTCAAACTGCCTCAGTTAATATCGGATATCGTTTTAACTCACATTATTTTTGTTACATCAAAAAAGCATCTGCCTTTAAAGTTCTCGTATGCTTTGGCTGTCTTTTATGCCTTTAATCCTGCTATTGTTATTAATTCCGCTCCATGGGGACAGGTGGATAGTTTCTACACTCTTACTGTTGTAATTTTTGTTATATTGGCAATTCAAAAAAGGCTTATTCCGGCATCTCTTGCATTTGCCTTTTCGGTGCTTGTAAAACCTCAGGCTCTTATGTTTGCTCCGATTTGGCTGTTTGTTCACCTAAATAAATCAGTCAAAATAAGAACACTCACCCTTAACACAGTGTATGCTTTAGCATTTTTTGCCGCCCTTGTCATTCCGTTTTCCCTGCATAAGGAACCACTGTGGATAGTTCATCATTATGCGGAGACTCTGTCATCGTATCCATATGCCACATTTAACGCTTTTAACCTGTTTGCGCTGGCTGGCGGAAATCTTGCTCCTGTAACAGAGAGGTTTTTTCTCCTCACATATAACGCGTGGGGACTCATGTTTATTGCCTTAACTGTAGTTTTTGCATTTTTTATCTACACTAAAAGGAGAGACTCTGGCACACTCATTTACTGTGCATTGTTAATAGTATCATCAATGTACGTGCTTGGCCCTAAAATGCACGAAAGATACCTGTACCCTGCACTTGCTCTTGCTCTCCTTACATATATCTATTTAAAAGACAGAAAATTCCTGTTTGTTTTTGCCGGATTCAGTGTCACATTATTTATTAATGAAGCATATGTGCTTGATTATGGCATAAGGAAGATATTTTTTATTCCGACAGATAATCCGGTTCTGTTGATAGTTTCAGCAGCAAATGTCCTCCTGCTTATGTATTTATTTAAAATCGGTTATGGGTTAACAAAAGTGCAAACAGTCGAGAAATCAGATAATATACCGTTTTATGTGCCCGTTGAAGAACAATACAACGGATTTACAAAGAATGACTACATTTTATCCGGTATTCTGGTTTTGGTTAACGCTGTCTTACTTATTTATAACCTTGGCACACTTTCATCTCCAGAGACGTACTGGAAACCAAAGGCTGCCGGTGAAGGGGTGTATTTTGATTTTGGAGGTAAAAAGGAAATTGCTAAAACATGTTTTTTCTCAGGGCTTGGTGATGGTAAATATACACTTAAACACTCAGACGATTTCACTGTGTGGCATGATGCTGCAAAATTAGAACAAAAGGCGGTCTTTGAATGGCGCTGCACAGACACACATGTTAAGGCAAGGTACATGATGCTTACAGTAAATAATCCCGGCGCAGAGCTTTATGAAATAGCATTTGTAAGTTTAACAACCGGTAAGGTAATCCCATTTAAAAACGTAATACCTTTTAAGTCCAATTCTGAGTCATCCGGCACTGCCTTAAAAATTACTGACGAACAGGGTACGGTTCCTCAGATGCCATCATTTTTTAACAGCACATATTTTGATGAAATCTATCACGCAAGAACCGGCTATGAGCACCTGCACGGCATTAACTACTATGAAACCACACATCCTCCGCTTGGTAAACTGTTTATCTCCCTAGGGATAATGATTTTTGGAATGAACCCGTTTGGATGGCGAATTGTTGGCGCCATTTTTGGCATTGCCACGGTGTTTGTCGTTTATGCCTTCGGTTTAAGGCTTTTTAAGAGCTCAAGATATGCCTTTATCTGCGCATTTCTAATGACCTTTGACTTTATGCACTTTGCTATGTCTCGCATTGCTACCATTGACGTCTATGCACTGTTTTTCATTGTTCTGATGTATTTCTTTATGTACATTTACATAACTGAGAGTTCCCGTACCGGTAAAAATTTGAGGATGCCACTTGCTTTAAGCGGATTGTCATTTGCTCTTGGGATTTCCGTTAAGTGGATTTGTGTTTATGCTGGCTCCGGGCTTTTCGTTTTGTCTTCGCTATTTTTGAAATATAAAAACTCTGGCATTAAAAACGGTATGATATTTAAAGCTATAGGTTTTGCGGCTCTGTTTTTCATAATAGTTCCCTTAATAATCTACACATTGAGTTATCTGCCGGTTAAGTCAGAGGGCAGAACGTGGCCGGCTACGGCAATTTTAAACCAAAAGGATATGTATGAGTATCACAAAAATCTGAAGGCAACGCATCCCTACTCATCGCAGTGGTACTCATGGCCGCTTATGGTGCGTCCGCTATGGGCATACTCCGGAGGGGATTATCTGCCAAAAGATGAAGTTAAAAGTATAACAATAATGGGTAATCCTGCCGTTTGGTGGCTCTTAATTCCGGCCTTTATCGTTATGCTTTCGATGGCTTATAAACAAAGTAGGTTTTCTCACGGCGTGATTGTTGTAACTGTGGGATTTTTAGCTGAGTACCTGCCATGGGTTATAGTTCCAAGGGTTACTTTTATTTATCATTTTTTTGCATCAATTCTGTTTTTAATCTTCGCTTTAACGTATGTAATCATGTGGTTAGAGGAGCAGTACTCCAGAAAATTCAAGCGTATCACCTATAGTTATCTTGTCTTAGTGTTTGTACTGTTTGCCATGTTTTATCCGGTACTTGCTGGGCTTACGGTAAAAAAAACATATATAAGCACATGGTTAAGATGGTTCAATAACTGGGTGTTTTTTAGTTAA